atatttctttCTAGAACTTGTATATTTCTCCGGATACAGGGCATTGTACGAAGGCGATTGAGCAGCATCTGATTGCAGCATTCTCTGTTTTGGAGATACATCTTGAAACGGTTGGGCATGCTTTCGGAGCATTCGTGTTTCATCTCATTGGGATGAATCGTATCCGTAGTGCTATGCGGAAGCTTAAGGTTGGCCTAGGAAGATCATGGGTAATTATCTCCTTGTTTGCATATGTCTTAATTAATAATCAATTGTATAGTTATTATCACATATTTTTTGCTTTTAGGAGAAAGAAGGATGCCCAACAGATTGTCATTGTCGGCCTACGAATTGGAACACCAAAACTATTGCCTTGACTGCCCTCGAGGAAATGGAGATCGATGGATTCATGGGAGAGGACCATGAATGTGATTTCGTGGAATTGGTATTCATGTCCACGCCAATGCTTACAAGGGTGATCGTGAAGCTGTCACATGAGCTCTCCTCAAGTAGTGATGGATGCACAAAACTATACAACATCTTCAAGGTATATCCGTTTGTCGAATGTTGTGTTTACCTTAGTACTGGTGAGCTTGTGTcatgcatggatcactagcattGGCCAAATGCAACAAGAATATGTTAGTTCTTGTAAGTTTCGTCGAAATCTTGAGTCAGGCAGTTAATGCTTTTCATGCTATGAATTATCTTCAAAAACGTGATGGAAATGTGGCATTGACATGCCAATTACAAAGTAAGGTTGAACATATGTATCTGGGTTATTAGTTAAATGTGCTATATTACCGTCGACTTTGTTAGCAAACATGATATCATTACAAAAACGAAAGTTGGATAGTAGAGTGGGTAATAATTTTGTATCACAAGACTACGTTGATTTCTAGGATTATAATATTGTTTTATTTTTTAAAGAAGGCACCCCAGGGGGGCATCTTATATTTGATAATTATAAAGTAAAACAGTAATCGGCAGAGTGGAAAGACAACCTGACACAAAACGACTAGGAACACAATTACATCAAAAACCATATTGTTCATTCTCTTCCTTTGATACTCTGTCCAAAATTGATTCAATCACTTCTGAATGAACATGTCCAATCATTGATTTCTGCTCGGTAAACTATCACAACCAGCTCATTAAGCTCGTTTGTACAATACAACAAATTCTTATCTTACGTGACAAACATTTTTGTGGCACCAAAAAGCATCTATTCAATCTAATCAACCCAGGCCAACCCATAGGAGGCAATAAACTAGCACACCGTCTCCTGTAGTCACCATCTTCCTTTGAAAAATCACACACACAATCCCATCCCTTGGTCAGTAAACACATCAGTCTGTTAATGAGCACTCGTAACGAGAAGCTTGTTACCTCGTCCCACCCCCCGGAATCGTCCCTGCCGGCATCCTTGCGTCGCTAGagggacgacgacgacgacacgGACGGCGAAGACGATCCGGCAGGACAGGCCGGCCACACTTATGAGGTGGTCATCTGATATACGGTTTAGTTTTTTTATAGTTTTTAGTAAAATGGTTGAAATATCATCCATTTATGTAAGTTATATCTAAACTTGTATGAAGTCCGTCCGGTTTGAACGAACTTCATCCATTTCATCCCAATAGTTATTGAAATGTATGTGGCTGCGGTTAGATGGCAGCCTCCCACATCGTGTCCGTAGACTGGTTCCTCCTGCGCGGACGGATGCGGGAAGAAATTTGCCGGTCgccattggagatgcccttacaaACATTTTACTTAACTTTCCAAACTACAATTCCCTTCGACCTGAATTGAAGTATGGTGGGCCCCTCCATCCCTTATTACCAATCATAATGCCCTACATCagcttgtgtaaaaaaatgatGTAACCTTTTATAGATGTAGTATTACTGGTTCATGCAGATATGGGCATTGCTACAGTTTGGTTATTGAATCTGAATGTTTTTTTCTCATCCACACAGCTTTCATGCTTTGTGACTTTGGTAGTTGCCAATGTGCTTTTGTATCCTCTTCATATTCCATTCTGAGCTAATAGAATTTACGTCGAAAAAAACACGAGGGACACCGTGACTTGGGATCACTGTGTTTTGTCAAGTAGTGAATCCGAGACCGATCCAAAGACCAAACTGCTACTATGCTGCCTGTTCTCGACTGTTACTGAAACTGCTAATAATTCACATGTCCAAAAGGTGCATCTAATTAGGCATGCAGCACATCGGGCGTACGTACCCGACTTTACACTACTGTAACAAATCAAGATGATTGGCGAGTGGCGACTGATATCAACTTTGCTATTTCGTGCGGTGATCGATCATGTTCatgagcagcagcagtagcagcagcgtCACCTGTCTGCCATGGTTCACGGTGCCGCCACCTGAATTGATTGCCATCTAGCTTTGCACTCTGCTCTGGTCCTCAACTCAAATACCATCGCATAAGAGAGACAAATACCGGGCGTGGCGTGGGAAGGCAGTCATGGCGCCCAAGGACGAGGAGCAGTTCCAATTTCGTAGTAGGAGACAGACTCAAAGTCAATAGATTAATGTCCTTTTCTATAAAAATAGGCTTGGTCAAGTGCTTAAATAAAAGGTGACCCGAATGATTTCAATGAATTGCTATTTGGTCATATTAAACAATTGGTTTTGAAAGCAAAAGCTAGACCGAAGGTCCCGTCCCAGGGGTTAGGTGCTTAGCTAGGCGAAGCCAAGGCAAGAGCAAGGGTTGAAATACAATATAGAAGAATTCCATCTCTCCTATTTGTTCCATTCTCAATGATTGGTCAAGTTGAGATGAACTACGGGAATCTATATATGGATTTCAAGGTCAATTAACCCATGCATGTTattagtctatgttactacctctatagtggggagtaacatatgtgtggtactccctccgtccgataAAGAGTGTACATCTAGCTTCAAAATTTGTCCACAAAAGAGTATACTTCTATCTTCCCAATACACTTTAACGTAAAAAGAAATACTTCTCTCTCATCACACGGTAATCAAGACCAATAGCAATCTACCCATGGTCCTCTTAATTTCTACATCCACTTAGCTTATTGGGGGTTGGGTAATTAAAGAGGAGAGAGATGGTGGCTTGCaccttttcaatgca
This sequence is a window from Aegilops tauschii subsp. strangulata cultivar AL8/78 chromosome 7, Aet v6.0, whole genome shotgun sequence. Protein-coding genes within it:
- the LOC141027468 gene encoding uncharacterized protein, which gives rise to MAVSYKEVSLCPRLRELKLTKFSTHNRDLKVHSVSLQELTVENVLIPSIDIVAPSLKKVTMSACSRIDELSISVLVVAADGSKTGTDNFVTHLCLCQQWHCTKAIEQHLIAAFSVLEIHLETVGHAFGAFVFHLIGMNRIRSAMRKLKEKEGCPTDCHCRPTNWNTKTIALTALEEMEIDGFMGEDHECDFVELVFMSTPMLTRVIVKLSHELSSSSDGCTKLYNIFKLSCFVTLVVANVLLYPLHIPF